A window from Thermoproteales archaeon encodes these proteins:
- a CDS encoding redoxin domain-containing protein has protein sequence MFAIKKGNEIRKISLNKYGNIRKMDYIKTSKLLVAGTSNGYLLFIDPYMLKVVDAVKIFDGEIYLLDATNNGRYVVFAARKSITVSGRKVTAETLIVYDLERRVVTFLRDWNSNDKLAKVFKLQISSDDKYLVVETLDSFCEFCEILDAKTEIYELETMDKIYSKSLGLAVSMDIWDSLKVISIRRWLRAGSYITEVHLILVSNGKVEEKELTFNFNSKIVKFIGANKFALFLVKSVNNRIGYLYSLNGQKLKDIKGDNVAVVSSYNNSIILTSSSRIYCYDYNMRLLWSAFIENAEIGTPIFANCYASGEHAYVAFSNRIVIFTRKLKYQLTIALTDTDNKPIQKATVLIINDKGSKVAEGQTDQYGYFNTYLKNGIYKILLSAYGYTNKTFEIELKKDVILHFSLEKVDIIKPVNEIFVKILNEKGENIEAWLTISDLEGELLYKVLVPSSGLKLSLADGRYNFTAWAEKYYTISKIVELPGASNEVTLLLKLKKYNLTICIVNATMDYANIRVLNLEDYTELFKQINSSERCVMFTNIPTGLYKIKISSGGFYNETIKVRLDKDQNCSIALEKIVQATGEHEVLNVDDIISIFSKKFYVLKIDNKIKSFKARSISGENIDTNSFKGKVIILDFFYTQCEGCKYVIPYLRYIKDKYGNQVEIFSITVSPADTPDVLSTYAQEHNITWVILRDDEGLYQLYNITIFPTILIIDVDGTLVYKIEGSKLEIEQSKERLISFAVQALTIVNQYPDYLLLAVGILLLSSSIFMQYRLIFSLKEKAYEYDEEEHKDEIELFDIDEKW, from the coding sequence GGAAATGAAATTCGCAAAATCAGCTTAAACAAATATGGTAATATTAGAAAAATGGATTACATCAAAACGTCTAAACTATTAGTCGCCGGGACGTCTAATGGCTATTTACTGTTTATAGATCCCTATATGCTTAAGGTAGTAGATGCCGTGAAAATCTTCGATGGAGAAATATACCTACTAGATGCTACAAATAATGGGCGCTATGTCGTTTTTGCAGCCCGAAAATCTATAACAGTTTCAGGTAGAAAGGTGACAGCGGAAACTCTCATAGTCTATGATTTAGAAAGGCGTGTAGTTACCTTTTTGAGAGATTGGAATAGCAATGATAAGCTGGCAAAAGTTTTTAAGTTACAAATATCATCAGATGATAAATACTTAGTAGTTGAAACTTTAGACTCTTTCTGCGAATTCTGCGAAATATTAGATGCTAAAACTGAAATATACGAGTTAGAAACAATGGATAAAATCTATAGCAAAAGCCTAGGACTAGCAGTATCTATGGATATTTGGGATAGTCTTAAAGTAATATCGATTAGGAGATGGTTAAGGGCCGGAAGTTACATAACTGAGGTTCATTTAATACTAGTTTCGAATGGTAAAGTAGAAGAAAAAGAATTAACCTTTAATTTTAATTCAAAAATTGTAAAGTTTATAGGCGCTAACAAGTTTGCACTTTTTTTAGTAAAAAGTGTCAATAATAGAATTGGCTACCTGTATAGTCTCAACGGTCAAAAACTAAAAGATATTAAGGGAGATAACGTAGCGGTAGTAAGCTCATACAACAATTCTATCATTTTAACTTCATCTTCAAGAATTTACTGCTATGACTACAACATGAGGTTATTATGGTCAGCGTTCATAGAAAACGCCGAAATTGGAACACCTATTTTTGCAAACTGTTATGCGAGTGGAGAACATGCTTATGTAGCGTTTTCAAATAGAATAGTAATCTTCACTAGAAAACTGAAATACCAACTAACAATAGCTTTAACAGATACCGATAATAAACCAATACAAAAAGCTACTGTGTTGATAATTAATGATAAGGGATCAAAAGTTGCGGAAGGGCAAACCGATCAATATGGCTATTTTAACACTTATCTAAAAAATGGCATTTATAAAATATTATTATCAGCATACGGATATACCAATAAAACTTTCGAAATAGAGCTAAAAAAGGATGTAATTCTACATTTTTCACTAGAAAAGGTCGATATTATAAAACCTGTGAACGAAATTTTTGTAAAAATTTTAAATGAAAAAGGAGAAAATATAGAAGCTTGGCTAACTATAAGCGATTTAGAAGGTGAATTATTATATAAAGTTCTCGTGCCAAGTAGCGGATTAAAACTTTCTCTTGCCGATGGAAGATATAACTTTACTGCATGGGCAGAAAAATACTATACCATATCAAAAATTGTAGAATTGCCTGGGGCATCAAACGAAGTGACTTTACTCTTAAAACTTAAAAAATATAATTTAACGATTTGTATCGTAAACGCAACGATGGACTATGCAAATATCCGGGTATTAAATCTAGAAGATTATACCGAGCTTTTTAAGCAAATAAACAGTTCAGAACGTTGTGTTATGTTTACCAATATCCCCACTGGATTGTATAAAATAAAAATTAGTTCTGGCGGGTTCTACAATGAAACTATAAAAGTACGCCTGGATAAAGATCAGAACTGTTCGATTGCTTTAGAGAAAATTGTTCAAGCAACGGGTGAGCATGAAGTTTTAAATGTAGATGATATTATTTCAATTTTTAGCAAAAAGTTCTATGTTCTAAAGATCGATAATAAGATAAAATCATTTAAAGCGAGGAGTATAAGCGGGGAAAATATTGATACGAATAGCTTTAAGGGTAAAGTTATTATCTTGGACTTTTTCTACACTCAGTGTGAAGGATGTAAATATGTTATACCATATCTCAGATATATCAAAGATAAGTATGGAAACCAAGTAGAGATTTTTTCAATAACAGTTTCACCCGCGGATACTCCAGATGTTTTAAGTACGTATGCTCAAGAACATAACATTACGTGGGTCATTCTTCGCGATGATGAAGGATTATACCAGCTGTACAATATTACGATTTTTCCAACAATACTTATCATAGATGTGGATGGAACGTTGGTTTACAAGATAGAAGGTTCAAAGCTCGAAATTGAACAATCTAAGGAGCGTTTAATTTCTTTTGCAGTGCAAGCATTGACAATCGTAAACCAGTATCCTGACTATCTTCTTCTTGCAGTAGG